The following DNA comes from Deltaproteobacteria bacterium.
AAAGCTCGGCGGCGCCGGCCAGCGACTCGCCAACCAGATTTGCGAGCACACCGACTACGAAGTGCGCGTGACCGTGCTCGGCCACATCCAACGCGGTGGCACTCCGACCGCGTTCGACCGGGTGCTCGGCACGCGCTACGGCGTCGCCGCGGTGGATCTGATCGAGCGCGGCGATTTCGGTAAGGTCGTCGCGCTCAAGGGCAACGAGATCGTCGCGGTCGACATGGACCAGGCCGTGTCGAAACAAAAGACGATCGATCCGCACGGCGAACTCGTCGCGGTCGCGCGCGCGTGTGGCGTGGAACTCGGCGGTTGACGCCGGCGGCGATCACTTCGTCTCCGCGATCGCCTCGAGTCGGCGCGGCGCCCCGGCGACGAGCAGCGTGTCCGAGGGCGTGAGCGGTCGGTCCGGATCGGGCAGGACCAGCGCGTCTCTCAGCAGGTCGTGCACGGCCACGATCTGGACCTGGTAGGTCTGCGGCAGCTTGAGTTCGCGCAAGGTCTTGCCGCTCCAGCTGTCTGGAACCGCCATTTCCTGCAGCGAAAATTCCGGGCCGAGCTGTTGGTATCGCAACAATCGGCCGCTCACCAGCCGCGACGCCAACCCGAGCGCGGCTTCCTTTTCTGGGAATACCGCCTCGGCGGCGCCGAGCGCGTCGACGATGCGCGCCTGCTCCTCCGACTGTACCTTGACGAAGATGTCCTTGACGCCGAGGTCGCGCAGCGCGAGCAGCGCGAGCATCGATGCGCCGAGGTTGTCGCCGGTCGACACGACGGCCGCGTCGGCATGGGGGGCGCCGAGTTCCTGCAGTACCCCTTTGTGGGTCGCGTCGCCGACGAGAGCGCGCGCGACGTGTGGGCCGACGCTGTCGACCAGCTCCTCGACTTGGTCGATCGCGAGCACGTCCTGGCCGAGATTGGCCAGCTGCAGGGCGGTGACGCGGCCGAACGTGCCGAGTCCGACGATGACGAACCGTTTCATGCAACCTCCGGTTAGCCGATCAGCAGGTCTTCGTGGGCGGGTCGCACGCGCGACGGCAGCCGCGAGCGCAACGTCAGTGCGGAAAAGAAGGACAGCAGCCCGACGCGCCCGATGAACATCAAGCAGATGAGAATCACGCGGGCCGTGCTCCACAGGGACGCGGTGAGATCCATGGACAGGCCAACGGTCCCGAACGCGCTGGTCGCCTCGAACACGATGGCGAGAAACTCGCCGCGCGCCTTCGCGGGCGGAATGTGTGCGGCGCGAATGAAATTGAGTAGCAGCAGAGCCGCCGTGATGACCGTCATCGCCATCAGCAACAGCGACACGGTGCGGTCGATCGTGCCCTGTGGGATGCCGCGGCCGCGCAGCTCCACGTAACGACGGCCGCGCATCC
Coding sequences within:
- a CDS encoding TrkA family potassium uptake protein yields the protein MKRFVIVGLGTFGRVTALQLANLGQDVLAIDQVEELVDSVGPHVARALVGDATHKGVLQELGAPHADAAVVSTGDNLGASMLALLALRDLGVKDIFVKVQSEEQARIVDALGAAEAVFPEKEAALGLASRLVSGRLLRYQQLGPEFSLQEMAVPDSWSGKTLRELKLPQTYQVQIVAVHDLLRDALVLPDPDRPLTPSDTLLVAGAPRRLEAIAETK